ACAATGAGGATAGTACAGCTAAAGGGGTTGGCTATTGTGGTTCATGCCGAAGGTAGATTGAATAGAGAAATGCTGTTAGATCAAGTTAAAGACATAGTGGTACAAGCTGCACAAGACTATCCCGTCTCTGTTTACTTATTTGGATCTTGGGCTAGAAATGAAGAAAAGCGCTCTTCTGATATCGATATAGCTATTGATTCAGAAGAGGAGGGGATATCTCCATCGCTACTCAACACTCTTCGTGATGCTGTAGAGGAATCACTCATTCCTTACCGTGTAGATA
The Ammoniphilus sp. CFH 90114 genome window above contains:
- a CDS encoding nucleotidyltransferase family protein, whose amino-acid sequence is MVHAEGRLNREMLLDQVKDIVVQAAQDYPVSVYLFGSWARNEEKRSSDIDIAIDSEEEGISPSLLNTLRDAVEESLIPYRVDIVDLVKADPAIRQKVQKEGILWRDYKSV